A window from Leifsonia shinshuensis encodes these proteins:
- a CDS encoding transglycosylase domain-containing protein — MRWGWAPALVGFVALSGLAGVLAAAAVTPAVALTGSAADSTISVFDGLPEYIKVEPLAQASTMYALSNGQQVPIATFYSQNRIEVGWDGISQNLKDAAIATEDPRFYEHGGVDVTGTLRGAVLTALHKSVQGGSSITQQYVKNILVQRCENKQPDPTATDAAQKKQLAAYETCYDDATKVDPSRKLKEMRYAIGLEKEYSKNDILQSYLNIALFGGRVYGVQSAAEYYFGVPAKDVNVQQAATLIAILNNPDNLRIDRPDDKENGAANGYQETLDRRNYVLDRMLANGKITKEEHDAARATKVEPKITPTQNGCMTAQQYNAAFFCDYVERVIEQDPIFGKTEDDRSNFLTRGGLKIYTTLNLDLQNQAQAAVSAYIPPTSPRLDLGSSNVAVEVGTGRVVTMVQNRPYDNTAQPAPGTTAVNYNTDYDYGGSEGFQTGSAYKVFDLLEWLQEGHSLYQTVSGTQHLFPQNQFHASDPCNDIGGAPWPVANDEGETVTATTVMNATAQSINTVFAKMATQLDLCGIKERAQDLLVHGADEQANKFMANPSSVLGTNYIAPLTMATAYAGLANNGVACSPVAIDKIVNADGTEHTVPKSQCSTHPIDPQVAAAAIFALQGVLRGGGTAASANPGDGIPIFGKTGTTDNSVENWLVTSSTKVAQATWVGNVQGGVALRSQSFQGVGGGNVKFSIAKRVITALNAAYGGAAFPSPIGKYTTAPAVPKPAPTAPSAPGAPAPAPGAGPGNGNGGNPPGKKP, encoded by the coding sequence ATGAGATGGGGATGGGCGCCTGCCCTTGTCGGCTTCGTCGCCTTGAGCGGCCTGGCGGGGGTGCTCGCCGCCGCGGCGGTGACGCCGGCGGTGGCCCTGACGGGCTCGGCGGCCGATTCGACCATCAGCGTCTTCGACGGCCTGCCCGAGTACATCAAGGTCGAGCCGCTGGCTCAGGCCTCCACGATGTACGCGCTCAGCAACGGCCAGCAGGTCCCGATCGCCACGTTCTACTCCCAGAACCGCATCGAGGTCGGCTGGGACGGCATCTCGCAGAACCTCAAGGACGCGGCCATCGCCACGGAGGATCCGCGCTTCTACGAGCACGGGGGCGTCGACGTCACGGGAACCCTGCGCGGCGCGGTGCTCACGGCGCTGCACAAGTCGGTGCAGGGCGGATCGTCCATCACCCAGCAGTACGTGAAGAACATCCTCGTGCAGCGGTGTGAGAACAAGCAGCCGGACCCGACGGCGACCGACGCGGCGCAGAAGAAGCAGCTGGCCGCGTACGAGACCTGCTACGACGACGCGACCAAGGTCGACCCTTCGCGCAAGCTGAAGGAGATGCGCTACGCGATCGGGCTCGAGAAGGAGTACTCGAAGAACGACATCCTGCAGAGCTACCTGAACATCGCCCTGTTCGGCGGCCGCGTCTACGGCGTGCAGTCGGCGGCCGAGTACTACTTCGGGGTGCCGGCGAAGGACGTCAACGTGCAGCAGGCGGCCACGCTGATCGCCATCCTGAACAACCCGGACAACCTGCGCATCGACCGCCCGGACGACAAGGAGAACGGCGCGGCCAACGGTTACCAGGAGACGCTCGACCGGCGCAATTACGTGCTCGACCGGATGCTCGCGAACGGCAAGATCACCAAGGAGGAGCACGACGCGGCGCGTGCCACCAAGGTCGAGCCGAAGATCACCCCGACGCAGAACGGCTGCATGACGGCGCAGCAGTACAACGCGGCGTTCTTCTGCGACTACGTCGAGCGTGTGATCGAGCAGGACCCGATCTTCGGCAAGACCGAGGACGACCGCTCCAACTTCCTGACCCGCGGCGGTCTCAAGATCTACACGACCCTGAACCTCGACCTGCAGAACCAGGCGCAGGCGGCGGTCAGCGCGTACATCCCGCCGACCAGCCCGCGGCTCGACCTCGGCTCGTCGAACGTGGCGGTGGAGGTGGGCACCGGACGCGTCGTGACCATGGTGCAGAACCGGCCGTACGACAACACGGCGCAGCCGGCACCCGGCACGACGGCGGTGAACTACAACACCGACTACGACTACGGCGGGTCCGAGGGCTTCCAGACCGGATCCGCGTACAAGGTGTTCGACCTCCTCGAGTGGCTGCAGGAGGGGCACTCCCTCTACCAGACGGTGAGCGGGACGCAGCACCTGTTCCCGCAGAACCAGTTCCACGCCAGCGACCCGTGCAACGACATCGGCGGGGCGCCGTGGCCGGTCGCGAACGACGAAGGCGAGACCGTCACCGCCACGACGGTGATGAACGCGACGGCGCAGTCCATCAACACGGTGTTCGCCAAGATGGCGACGCAGCTGGACCTCTGCGGCATCAAGGAGCGCGCGCAGGACCTCCTGGTGCACGGCGCGGACGAGCAGGCCAACAAGTTCATGGCCAACCCGTCGTCGGTGCTCGGCACGAACTACATCGCGCCGCTCACGATGGCCACGGCCTATGCCGGTCTCGCCAACAACGGCGTCGCCTGCAGCCCGGTCGCGATCGACAAGATCGTGAACGCCGACGGCACCGAGCACACGGTCCCCAAGTCGCAGTGCTCGACGCATCCGATCGACCCGCAGGTCGCCGCGGCGGCGATCTTCGCCCTCCAGGGCGTGCTGCGCGGCGGCGGCACGGCGGCGTCCGCGAACCCGGGCGACGGCATCCCGATCTTCGGCAAGACGGGCACGACCGACAACTCGGTCGAGAACTGGCTGGTCACCTCCTCCACCAAGGTCGCTCAGGCCACCTGGGTGGGCAACGTGCAGGGCGGCGTCGCGCTCCGCAGCCAGAGCTTCCAGGGCGTCGGCGGCGGCAACGTCAAGTTCTCGATCGCCAAGCGCGTCATCACCGCCCTGAACGCCGCGTACGGCGGAGCGGCCTTCCCGTCCCCGATCGGCAAGTACACGACGGCGCCCGCGGTGCCCAAGCCGGCTCCCACGGCGCCGAGCGCGCCCGGGGCTCCGGCTCCCGCGCCGGGCGCCGGGCCCGGGAACGGGAACGGCGGCAACCCTCCGGGCAAGAAGCCCTGA
- a CDS encoding MarR family transcriptional regulator — translation MAETATQGSTSRARISAVAAWESLFRAQVAVMRTLAAEFPTRDISFNEYDVLFNLSRQPNRELRLRDLNKHVLLTQPSVSRLVDRLVARGLVAKEPEPSDARGTLIRLTDTGFEMFRRVAVDHMKTITDRVGGRLSPEELETLADLCDKLRDPS, via the coding sequence ATGGCCGAGACGGCGACGCAGGGATCGACGAGTCGCGCGCGGATCAGCGCGGTGGCCGCCTGGGAGTCGTTGTTCCGCGCACAGGTCGCTGTGATGCGGACGCTCGCGGCGGAGTTCCCGACGCGGGACATCTCGTTCAACGAGTACGACGTGCTCTTCAACCTGTCGCGCCAGCCGAACCGCGAGCTCCGGCTGCGCGATCTGAACAAGCACGTGCTGCTCACCCAGCCGAGCGTGAGCCGTCTCGTCGACCGGCTCGTCGCCCGCGGGCTCGTCGCCAAGGAGCCGGAGCCCTCGGACGCGCGCGGCACGCTGATCCGCCTGACGGACACCGGATTCGAGATGTTCCGGCGGGTCGCCGTCGACCATATGAAGACCATCACAGATCGGGTCGGAGGCCGTCTCTCGCCCGAGGAGCTCGAGACCCTCGCCGATCTGTGCGACAAGCTGCGCGATCCCTCCTGA
- a CDS encoding methyltransferase domain-containing protein, with product MDDSTAFQGSIPEHYDSGLGPVLFRHYADVLGAAVAEGRPRRILETAAGTGISSAAIAARNRDAQLVITDLNAEMLELARQALPATARVEVADAQALPFPDASFDAVACQFGIMFVPELPRAFREARRVLVPHGVFHFSVWDSHAENRFAAIVDGLLAETFPDDPPPFYSVPFRLSDVQALRTLAQSTGFRSVRIDVVPHDAPVVSWEGFADGLIRGNPVADQLRRRSADLDAVVAEVARRLDAEYGAAPTTIPVQTIFYRATVR from the coding sequence GTGGACGACTCCACGGCCTTCCAGGGCTCGATCCCCGAACACTACGACTCCGGTCTCGGACCGGTGCTGTTCCGCCACTACGCCGACGTGCTGGGGGCGGCCGTCGCCGAGGGGCGCCCGCGGCGCATCCTCGAGACCGCGGCCGGCACCGGCATCTCGTCCGCTGCCATCGCGGCCCGGAACCGGGACGCCCAGCTCGTGATCACCGACCTCAACGCCGAGATGCTCGAGCTCGCACGGCAGGCGCTGCCCGCGACCGCCCGGGTGGAGGTGGCCGACGCGCAGGCGCTTCCGTTCCCCGACGCGTCGTTCGACGCGGTCGCCTGCCAGTTCGGCATCATGTTCGTGCCCGAGCTGCCGAGGGCGTTCCGCGAGGCGCGGCGCGTCCTGGTGCCACACGGTGTCTTCCACTTCTCGGTCTGGGACAGTCATGCCGAGAACCGCTTCGCCGCGATCGTCGACGGCCTCCTCGCGGAGACCTTCCCGGACGACCCGCCGCCGTTCTACAGCGTGCCGTTCCGGCTGAGCGACGTTCAGGCCCTGCGCACCCTCGCGCAGTCCACCGGATTCCGGTCCGTGCGGATCGACGTGGTGCCCCACGACGCACCCGTCGTCTCCTGGGAGGGATTCGCCGACGGCCTCATCCGGGGCAACCCCGTCGCGGACCAGCTGCGGCGCCGATCCGCCGACCTCGACGCGGTCGTGGCGGAGGTGGCCCGGCGGCTGGACGCCGAATACGGGGCCGCCCCCACCACGATCCCGGTGCAGACGATCTTCTATCGAGCGACGGTCCGCTGA
- a CDS encoding DUF4190 domain-containing protein: MSTATSTAKLNTMSILGFVFVFIASPLAVIFGAIALSQITRTGERGRALALWAIALGALKLVFGFVRVILAVTIGWDAGFFTYVW, from the coding sequence ATGTCCACTGCCACGTCCACCGCCAAGCTGAACACGATGTCCATCCTGGGCTTCGTCTTCGTCTTCATCGCCAGCCCGCTCGCCGTGATCTTCGGCGCTATCGCCCTCTCGCAGATCACCCGCACGGGTGAGCGCGGCCGCGCCCTCGCGCTCTGGGCCATCGCCCTCGGCGCACTGAAGCTCGTGTTCGGCTTCGTCCGCGTCATCCTCGCCGTCACGATCGGCTGGGATGCGGGCTTCTTCACGTACGTGTGGTGA
- a CDS encoding PadR family transcriptional regulator, translating to MAKRAVANPLALAVLACLWERPMYPYEMTTTMRERGKEDSIRLNFGSLYSVIKSLEKHGFIEVAQTEREGNRPERVVYAITESGRREAEEWLRELIELPVKEYPAIETGLSLLPMLPPQVAAGLLESRRDRIDDDLAARRLLQEQTKGLPELFMVEFHYRVAVLQAERAFVADLAARIRDRSIGGYDAWEELHRLLADGVGMEELTERIAAGAFGKEAADPEPIT from the coding sequence GTGGCGAAGCGAGCTGTGGCGAATCCGCTGGCTCTCGCCGTGCTGGCGTGCCTCTGGGAGCGCCCCATGTATCCGTACGAGATGACCACCACAATGCGCGAGCGGGGCAAGGAGGACAGCATCCGGCTGAACTTCGGCTCCCTGTATTCGGTCATCAAGTCGCTCGAGAAGCACGGCTTCATCGAGGTCGCGCAGACGGAGCGGGAGGGCAACCGGCCGGAGCGCGTGGTCTACGCCATCACCGAGTCGGGTCGCCGAGAGGCCGAGGAATGGCTGCGCGAGCTGATCGAGCTGCCGGTCAAGGAGTACCCGGCGATCGAGACCGGGCTCTCGCTGCTGCCGATGCTGCCGCCGCAAGTGGCGGCCGGCCTGCTGGAGAGCCGCCGCGACCGCATCGACGACGACCTGGCCGCGCGCCGTCTGCTGCAGGAGCAGACGAAAGGCCTGCCCGAACTGTTCATGGTCGAGTTCCACTACCGGGTGGCCGTGCTGCAGGCCGAGCGCGCCTTCGTCGCCGACCTCGCCGCCCGCATCCGCGACCGCTCGATCGGCGGGTACGACGCCTGGGAGGAGCTGCACCGGCTGCTCGCCGACGGAGTCGGCATGGAGGAGCTGACCGAGCGCATCGCCGCCGGCGCCTTCGGGAAGGAGGCGGCCGACCCCGAACCGATTACATAA
- a CDS encoding ABC transporter ATP-binding protein encodes MAPATGPALAAAHLVKTYSGGRGKPAVRALDDLGFEVEAGTVFGLLGPNGAGKSTTMKILSTLASPDSGAAYVAGIDVARHPSRVRRVIGFVAQKPVSDPSDTGAENLVLAGRLQGLSGREATARARELLERFGLTDHAGRQVKSYSGGMARKLDVAIGLMHRPEVLFLDEPTTGLDPEARAELWLELERMTADEQLTVLLTTHYLDEADRLADRLAIVDHGRVVAGGTPEELKNGLRGDAIIVELRGDADPTAALAALDRVDALREIGGDGRTLRARADSGAATLPLALAALEAAGVAVASATVARPSLDDVYLRHTGRTFTRAQESAESVLESAS; translated from the coding sequence ATGGCACCCGCAACCGGGCCGGCGCTCGCCGCCGCCCATCTCGTGAAGACCTACAGCGGCGGCAGGGGCAAGCCCGCCGTCCGCGCCCTCGACGACCTCGGCTTCGAGGTCGAGGCCGGGACCGTCTTCGGTCTGCTCGGCCCCAACGGAGCCGGCAAGTCGACCACCATGAAGATCCTGTCCACCCTGGCGAGCCCCGACTCGGGCGCCGCGTACGTCGCCGGGATCGACGTGGCCCGGCATCCATCCCGCGTGCGGCGGGTCATCGGCTTCGTCGCCCAGAAGCCGGTGTCCGACCCGTCCGACACCGGCGCCGAGAACCTGGTGCTGGCCGGGCGGCTGCAGGGGCTCTCCGGGCGGGAGGCCACAGCCCGCGCCCGTGAGCTCCTCGAGCGGTTCGGCCTCACCGACCACGCCGGACGGCAGGTGAAGTCATACTCCGGCGGCATGGCCCGCAAGCTGGACGTCGCGATCGGCCTGATGCACCGGCCGGAGGTGCTCTTCCTGGACGAGCCGACCACCGGACTCGACCCCGAGGCCCGCGCCGAGCTCTGGCTGGAGCTGGAGCGGATGACGGCCGACGAGCAGCTGACGGTGCTGCTCACCACCCACTACCTGGACGAGGCCGACCGGCTCGCGGACCGCCTCGCGATCGTCGACCACGGCCGGGTGGTGGCGGGCGGCACGCCCGAGGAGCTCAAGAACGGGCTCCGCGGCGACGCGATCATCGTCGAGCTCCGCGGCGACGCCGACCCCACCGCAGCGCTCGCCGCCCTGGACCGGGTGGATGCGCTGCGCGAGATCGGGGGAGACGGACGGACGCTGCGCGCCCGCGCCGACAGCGGAGCGGCCACGCTCCCGCTCGCCCTCGCCGCCCTGGAGGCCGCCGGCGTCGCCGTCGCCTCCGCCACGGTCGCCCGGCCGAGCCTGGACGACGTCTACCTGCGGCACACCGGCCGCACCTTCACGCGGGCGCAGGAGTCCGCCGAGTCCGTTCTGGAGAGCGCATCGTGA
- a CDS encoding ABC transporter permease: protein MTTIAVTPSRTLRRGGPTFFRHTLLLTGRQLRAAWRMPAFLVMNLVQPVIWLLLFGQLFKSVIEIPGFGVGQSYLEYLTPGVVMMLALFGSAWSGTVYIQDMDRGVMDRFLTSPTNRGAMIVSTLVYQSILAVAQSLVVLAIAFWAGARFDGGLAGILLLLLGVVLLTAVFCSLSNAVALLAREQTALIGISQLITLPLMFLSSAIMNTKLSPEWVQNVAAYNPFEWAVIVGRQALSAHPDWGALWAHAGLLLALAVVMAAWATSAFRVYQRSR, encoded by the coding sequence GTGACCACCATCGCCGTCACCCCGTCCCGGACCCTGCGCCGCGGCGGCCCGACCTTCTTCCGTCACACGCTCCTGTTGACCGGCCGTCAGCTGCGCGCGGCGTGGCGGATGCCGGCCTTCCTGGTGATGAATCTGGTGCAGCCGGTGATCTGGCTGCTGCTGTTCGGGCAGCTGTTCAAGTCGGTCATCGAGATCCCCGGCTTCGGCGTCGGCCAGAGCTACCTCGAGTACCTCACGCCGGGCGTCGTCATGATGCTGGCCCTGTTCGGAAGCGCCTGGTCGGGTACGGTCTACATCCAGGACATGGACCGCGGCGTGATGGACCGCTTCCTCACCTCGCCGACCAACCGCGGGGCGATGATCGTCTCCACCCTCGTGTACCAGTCGATCCTCGCGGTCGCGCAGTCGCTCGTGGTGCTGGCGATCGCGTTCTGGGCGGGGGCGCGGTTCGACGGCGGCCTGGCCGGCATCCTGCTCCTGCTGCTCGGAGTCGTGCTCCTGACCGCGGTGTTCTGCTCGCTGTCGAACGCCGTCGCGCTGCTGGCGCGCGAGCAGACCGCGCTGATCGGCATCTCGCAGCTCATCACGCTGCCGCTCATGTTCCTCAGCTCCGCGATCATGAACACGAAGCTGTCGCCGGAATGGGTGCAGAACGTCGCGGCGTACAACCCGTTCGAGTGGGCCGTGATCGTCGGACGCCAGGCGCTCAGCGCGCATCCCGACTGGGGCGCTCTGTGGGCGCATGCCGGGCTGCTCCTGGCCCTCGCGGTCGTCATGGCCGCCTGGGCGACGAGCGCCTTCCGCGTCTACCAACGCTCGCGCTGA
- a CDS encoding acyltransferase has protein sequence MDPRRNNFDVLRLLFATLVIFSHSFALVGQAEPVLWGRTLGNLGVHGFFVISGYLIVQSFLRSRSLLQYGMNRVLRIVPGLVVALILSSLIALRLHSFANNPVPYISNGPVWTLTWEVVCYAAVAVLGIVGALNRTAFPAVFAAGWVLYLAGIGDTSDFMLAIVPMFLMFAAGALFALYLTKIRLEVLILALIGLALTADFGVFSAVVRFVMAGVPFLYGPDVSLGEIHRVIYLASFPVVVIWVGKLARPSLPLRNDISYGTYIYGWPVAQVLVFAALKWALPLNPWLLFLATMLITLPIAYLSWRLIEKPALGLKRRFRKRAPAPAPEPESAGPESAEEERPEPVGV, from the coding sequence GTGGATCCGAGACGGAACAACTTCGACGTTCTGAGGCTGCTGTTCGCGACGCTGGTGATCTTCTCCCATTCGTTCGCGCTCGTCGGCCAGGCGGAGCCGGTGCTCTGGGGCCGGACGCTCGGCAACCTCGGCGTCCACGGGTTCTTCGTGATCAGCGGCTACCTGATCGTGCAGAGCTTCCTGCGCAGCCGGTCACTGCTGCAGTACGGCATGAACCGGGTGCTCCGCATCGTGCCGGGGCTCGTGGTGGCGCTCATCCTGTCGAGCCTCATCGCGCTGAGGCTGCACAGCTTCGCCAACAATCCGGTCCCGTACATCTCGAACGGGCCGGTGTGGACACTGACCTGGGAGGTCGTCTGCTACGCGGCGGTGGCCGTGCTCGGCATCGTCGGGGCCCTCAACCGGACCGCCTTCCCCGCCGTCTTCGCGGCGGGCTGGGTGCTCTACCTGGCGGGCATCGGCGACACGTCCGACTTCATGCTGGCGATCGTGCCGATGTTCCTGATGTTCGCGGCGGGTGCGCTCTTCGCCCTGTACCTCACGAAGATCAGGCTGGAGGTGCTGATCCTCGCGCTGATCGGTCTCGCGCTCACGGCGGACTTCGGCGTCTTCTCGGCCGTCGTGCGCTTCGTGATGGCCGGGGTGCCCTTCCTCTACGGGCCCGACGTGAGCCTTGGCGAGATCCACCGGGTCATCTATCTCGCATCCTTCCCGGTGGTCGTGATCTGGGTGGGCAAGCTGGCCCGGCCGTCGCTCCCGCTGCGGAACGACATCTCCTACGGCACGTACATCTACGGCTGGCCCGTGGCGCAGGTGCTGGTGTTCGCCGCGCTCAAGTGGGCGCTGCCGCTGAACCCGTGGCTGCTGTTCCTGGCGACCATGCTGATCACCCTGCCCATCGCCTACCTCTCGTGGAGGCTCATCGAGAAGCCGGCGCTCGGGCTGAAGCGGCGCTTCCGCAAGCGCGCTCCTGCTCCCGCTCCGGAGCCGGAGTCCGCGGGGCCGGAGTCCGCGGAGGAGGAGCGGCCGGAGCCGGTCGGCGTCTGA
- a CDS encoding winged helix-turn-helix domain-containing protein has product MSLATIDTAYPRTSSVSPVRPVRAAAPAPAAAATAAPAEQAPRIRAVPEGTEARGFVLYVGIDEAKAAADGTDLGRIVEALKRLTAEVAPSAETYAAVALAPAGAGGRDVDVVRLALQDPSAVAKHRQAVTIDEDEDRAASGVVVDISRKRLVLDNQTVALTYKEFELLQYLVLREGRTIERSELISSLWSDADEDEVPNERTIDVHVRRLRAKLGRYEDIVRTVRGVGYRFDRHADVSIRYASAPSPDLF; this is encoded by the coding sequence ATGTCTCTGGCCACCATCGACACCGCCTACCCCCGCACCTCCTCCGTCTCGCCGGTCAGACCGGTCCGAGCCGCCGCTCCGGCTCCCGCCGCTGCCGCTACCGCCGCTCCCGCCGAGCAGGCACCCCGCATCCGCGCCGTCCCCGAGGGGACCGAAGCCCGCGGGTTCGTCCTCTACGTCGGCATCGACGAGGCCAAGGCAGCCGCCGACGGCACCGACCTCGGCCGTATCGTCGAGGCGCTGAAGCGCCTGACCGCCGAGGTCGCGCCCTCCGCCGAGACCTACGCCGCCGTGGCGCTCGCCCCGGCCGGCGCCGGCGGCCGCGACGTGGACGTCGTGCGCCTCGCCCTGCAGGACCCGTCGGCGGTCGCGAAGCACCGCCAGGCCGTCACGATCGACGAGGACGAGGACCGCGCCGCCTCCGGCGTCGTCGTCGACATCTCGCGCAAGCGTCTCGTGCTCGACAACCAGACGGTCGCGCTCACCTACAAGGAGTTCGAGCTGCTGCAGTACCTCGTCCTGCGCGAGGGCCGCACGATCGAGCGCTCCGAGCTGATCAGCTCGCTGTGGAGCGACGCGGACGAGGACGAGGTGCCCAACGAGCGCACCATCGACGTGCACGTCCGCCGCCTGCGCGCCAAGCTGGGCCGCTACGAGGACATCGTGCGCACCGTCCGCGGCGTCGGCTACCGCTTCGACCGTCACGCCGACGTGTCCATCCGCTACGCGAGCGCGCCCTCCCCCGACCTGTTCTGA
- the upp gene encoding uracil phosphoribosyltransferase, giving the protein MRVHVADHPLITHKLTVLRDKSTPSPVFRQLTEELVTLLAYEATRGVRVEPVEIETPVTTTTGVALSEPRPLVVPILRAGLGMLEGMVRLMPTAEVGFLGMVRNEETLEPTTYAERLPMDLSHRQCFVLDPMLATGGSLGAAIDFLFQRNAVDVTAICLLAAPEGLAALEKATEGRNVTIVLGSLDERLNENGYIVPGLGDAGDRLYGTV; this is encoded by the coding sequence ATGCGAGTGCACGTTGCGGACCACCCACTCATCACCCACAAGCTGACGGTGCTCCGCGACAAGAGCACCCCGTCGCCGGTGTTCCGCCAGCTCACGGAGGAGCTCGTCACCCTGCTCGCCTACGAGGCGACGCGTGGCGTGCGCGTGGAGCCGGTGGAGATCGAGACGCCCGTCACGACGACGACCGGCGTCGCGCTGAGCGAGCCGCGTCCGCTCGTCGTCCCCATCCTGCGCGCCGGACTCGGGATGCTGGAGGGCATGGTGCGCCTGATGCCGACCGCCGAGGTGGGCTTCCTGGGCATGGTCCGCAACGAGGAGACGCTGGAGCCGACCACGTACGCCGAGCGCCTGCCGATGGACCTCTCCCACCGGCAGTGCTTCGTGCTCGACCCGATGCTCGCGACCGGCGGTTCGCTCGGCGCCGCCATCGACTTCCTGTTCCAGCGGAACGCCGTCGATGTGACCGCGATCTGCCTGCTCGCCGCCCCGGAGGGTCTCGCGGCGTTGGAGAAGGCGACCGAGGGCCGCAACGTCACCATCGTGCTGGGCTCGCTCGACGAGCGCCTGAACGAGAACGGCTACATCGTGCCCGGTCTCGGAGACGCCGGAGACCGCCTCTACGGCACGGTCTGA
- the tadA gene encoding tRNA adenosine(34) deaminase TadA has product MSLTVPTRYEEWMRRAIADARLAFGTGDVPVAALVIDEQGRVIGTGRNERELRHDPTAHAEVLALREAAATRDDWHLEGCTLVVTLEPCVMCAGAVLAARVPTVVFGAWDEKAGAGGSVYDVLRDRRLTHRVEVFAGVLAEDCGELLLDFFRAKR; this is encoded by the coding sequence GTGAGCCTCACCGTCCCCACCCGTTACGAGGAGTGGATGCGGCGCGCCATCGCCGACGCGCGGCTGGCGTTCGGCACAGGGGACGTCCCGGTCGCCGCCCTCGTGATCGACGAGCAGGGCCGGGTGATCGGCACCGGCCGGAACGAGCGCGAGCTGCGGCACGACCCGACCGCGCACGCGGAGGTGCTCGCCCTGCGGGAGGCCGCAGCTACGCGCGACGACTGGCACCTCGAGGGATGCACGCTCGTCGTCACCCTGGAGCCCTGCGTGATGTGTGCGGGCGCCGTGCTCGCCGCGCGCGTGCCGACCGTCGTGTTCGGCGCGTGGGACGAGAAGGCGGGAGCGGGAGGCTCGGTCTACGACGTGCTGCGCGATCGCCGGCTGACCCACCGCGTCGAGGTGTTCGCCGGGGTGCTGGCGGAGGACTGCGGCGAGCTGCTGCTCGACTTCTTCCGCGCGAAGCGCTGA
- a CDS encoding glutamine amidotransferase: protein MTRTAVILQHDPSIHLGNIGPVLTEHGYDLRIVDVTTEDVSSIDPAEADLVVVLGGEMGAYQTDEFPFLQAEQELLRARLGAERPTLGVCLGAQLMAGALGRRVYRGDTTQIGYRRVDPTEAGAASPIRHFDGVPVVEWHGDTFELPEEATLLASSSDYSNEAFAIGGYALAVQFHPEVTDEMHESWVADGYNELDELAIDPDALRRDREAYNARMQEASRAAFSEWLESLPA, encoded by the coding sequence GTGACCCGCACCGCCGTCATCCTGCAGCACGACCCGAGCATCCACCTCGGCAACATCGGGCCGGTGCTCACCGAGCACGGCTATGACCTTCGGATCGTGGATGTGACGACGGAGGACGTGTCGTCCATCGACCCGGCGGAGGCGGACCTCGTGGTCGTGCTCGGCGGGGAGATGGGCGCGTACCAGACGGACGAGTTCCCGTTCCTGCAGGCCGAGCAGGAGCTGCTCCGCGCGCGGCTCGGCGCCGAGCGCCCGACGCTCGGCGTGTGTCTGGGCGCACAGCTGATGGCGGGCGCGCTGGGCCGCCGGGTCTACCGGGGTGACACCACCCAGATCGGTTACCGCCGCGTCGACCCGACGGAGGCGGGGGCCGCCTCGCCCATCCGGCACTTCGACGGCGTCCCGGTGGTGGAGTGGCACGGCGACACGTTCGAGCTCCCGGAGGAGGCGACGCTGCTCGCGTCGTCGAGCGACTACTCCAACGAGGCGTTCGCGATCGGCGGCTACGCGCTCGCGGTGCAGTTCCATCCCGAGGTCACCGACGAGATGCACGAGTCCTGGGTCGCCGACGGCTACAACGAGCTGGATGAACTGGCGATCGACCCGGATGCGCTCCGGCGCGACCGCGAGGCCTACAACGCCCGGATGCAGGAGGCGTCGCGCGCGGCGTTCTCCGAGTGGCTGGAGAGCCTTCCCGCCTGA